The Cucumis melo cultivar AY chromosome 6, USDA_Cmelo_AY_1.0, whole genome shotgun sequence genome includes a region encoding these proteins:
- the LOC103490818 gene encoding regulator of nonsense transcripts 1 homolog isoform X1: protein MDSQQNNLFETASQPDTGNDAYTFLEFNTQGEDFDYPEFRDPIRSPVAWPTPSDSLADHTDRGGGSDHQSDASPVSAAPGSATKGRTGGGSGNTGGNNQMVDALAAGMSGLTFEDTGDDDNYEFGKGNFTEHACRYCGVSNPACVVRCNVPACRKWFCNSRGNTSGSHIVNHLVRAKHKEVCLHKDSPLGETILECYNCGCRNVFLLGFISAKTESVVVLLCREPCLSVNALKDMNWDLSQWCPLIDDRCFLQWLVKIPSEQEQLRARQISAQQINKIEELWKTNPDASLEDLEKPGVDDEPQPVALKYEDAYQYQNVFAPLIKLEADYDKMMKESQSKDNVTVRWDIGLNKKRIAYFVFPKEDNELRLVPGDELRLRYSGDAAHPAWHSVGHVIKLTAQEEVALELRASQGVPVDVVHGFSVDFVWKSTSFDRMQGAMKTFAVDETSVSGYIYHHLLGHEVEVQMVRNTLPRRFGAPGLPELNASQVFAVKSVLQKPISLIQGPPGTGKTVTSAAIVYHMAKQGQGQVLVCAPSNVAVDQLAEKISATGLKVVRLCAKSREAVSSPVEHLTLHYQVRHLDTSERSELHKLQQLKDEQGELSSSDEKKYKALKRATEREISQSADVICCTCVGAGDPRLSNFRFRQVLIDESTQATEPECLIPLVLGAKQAVLVGDHCQLGPVIMCKKAARAGLAQSLFERLVLLGVKPIRLQVQYRMHPSLSEFPSNSFYEGTLQNGVTINERQSTGIDFPWPVPNRPMFFYVQMGQEEISASGTSYLNRTEAANVEKIVTTFLRSGVVPSQIGVITPYEGQRAYIVNYMSRNGALRQQLYKEIEVASVDSFQGREKDYIILSCVRSNEHQGIGFLNDPRRLNVALTRARYGIVILGNPKVLSKQPLWNSLLTHYKEHECLVEGPLNNLKQSMIQFQKPKKIYNDRRLFFAGGPGVVQNDNFGPVAPSGPNADRRSSRGRGSYFPPHLPNGAQKPGVHASGYPMPRVPLPSFHGGPPQPYAIPTRGAVHGPVGAVPHVPQPGSRGFGAGRGNAGAPIGSQLPNQQGSQQNIGNLGSTFNFPGLESPNSQPSVGGPLSQLGFVNNMPVQPPTQTFRDGYSMGGISQDFLGDDFKSQGSHVPYNVTDFSTQASQTGYPIDYVGQGGQGGFPGSFLNQNSQSGYSRFGAGNDFMSQDYMNHGSQGLFTQVGFSDPSLDEASQSHYNVTNANPLQSQQGMMNSLYSQPFAHYNTQPSTLQAPPQQQPQQGQSSQNQKIHFSG from the exons ATGGATTCGCAACAGAACAATTTGTTTGAAACAGCATCTCAGCCCGACACGGGTAACGATGCTTACACATTTCTTGAGTTCAACACACAGGGGGAAGACTTCGATTACCCTGAATTTCGCGACCCTATTAGGTCCCCTGTAGCGTGGCCGACTCCTTCTGATTCCTTAGCGGATCATACGGACCGTGGTGGCGGGTCCGATCACCAGTCTGATGCGTCTCCGGTTTCCGCTGCACCTGGAAGTGCCACGAAAGGACGGACTGGAGGAGGTTCGGGGAATACTGGCGGTAATAATCAAATGGTTGATGCATTGGCAGCCGGGATGAGTGGGTTGACGTTTGAGGATACTGGGGATGATGATAATTATGAGTTTGGGAAGGGGAATTTCACGGAGCATGCTTGTAGGTATTGTGGGGTGTCGAACCCGGCTTGTGTTGTGAGGTGTAATGTACCCGCGTGTCGTAAGTGGTTCTGCAATTCGCGAGGGAACACGTCTGGGTCGCATATTGTGAATCATCTG GTCCGGGCAAAGCATAAGGAAGTTTGTCTTCACAAAGACAGTCCACTGGGAGAAACAATTCTGGAGTGTTACAATTGTGGCTGCCGAAATGTATTCCTCCTTGGATTTATTTCTGCAAAGACGGAAAGTGTGGTTGTTCTACTCTGTAGGGAACCTTGCTTAAGTGTAAATGCTCTCAAGGATATGAATTGGGACTTGAGTCAGTGGTGCCCTCTCATTGATGATAGGTGCTTCTTGCAGTGGCTGGTTAAG ATTCCTTCTGAGCAAGAGCAGTTGAGGGCACGGCAAATTAGTGcacaacaaataaataaaattgaggAACTTTGGAAGACAAACCCAGATGCATCCCTTGAAGATCTTGAAAAACCTGGTGTGGATGATGAACCACAGCCTGTAGCATTGAAATATGAAGATGCTTATCAG TATCAAAATGTATTTGCACCTCTTATCAAGCTTGAAGCTGACTACGATAAA aTGATGAAAGAATCTCAGAGCAAGGATAATGTCACTGTACGTTGGGACATTGGCCTTAACAAGAAGAGGATAGCTTATTTTGTCTTTCCAAAG GAGGACAATGAATTGCGTCTTGTACCTGGAGATGAGTTGAGGTTGCGTTATTCTGGTGATGCAGCTCATCCAGCTTGGCATTCTGTTGGTCATGTG ATCAAGCTGACTGCACAGGAAGAGGTTGCACTTGAGCTTCGTGCAAGCCAG GGGGTCCCAGTTGATGTGGTCCATGGTTTTAGTGTTGATTTTGTGTGGAAGAGTACAAGCTTTGACCGAATGCAGGGAGCTATGAAGACATTTGCTGTTGACGAGACCAGTGTTAGTGG TTATATCTACCATCACTTATTAGGACATGAAGTGGAGGTCCAGATGGTCCGCAATACGCTTCCTCGTCGTTTTGGTGCTCCTGGCCTCCCTGAGCTCAATGCATCTCAA GTATTTGCTGTCAAAAGTGTTCTTCAGAAGCCAATAAGCTTGATTCAGGGACCTCCGGGCACTGGAAAAACTGTAACTTCTGCTGCCATTGTGTATCATATGGCCAAACAAGGCCAAGGGCAG GTACTGGTCTGTGCCCCTAGTAATGTGGCTGTGGACCAGCTGGCAGAGAAGATAAGTGCAACTGGATTGAAG GTTGTTAGGCTATGTGCAAAATCAAGGGAAGCTGTAAGTTCTCCTGTGGAACACTTAACCCTTCATTATCAG GTTCGGCATCTTGACACATCGGAAAGAAGTGAACTTCATAAGTTGCAACAATTGAAAGATGAGCAAG GGGAGTTGTCTAGCAGTGATGAGAAAAAATATAAGGCCCTTAAGAGAGCAACAGAGAGGGAAATTTCACAGAGTGCAGATGTTATTTGCTGCACATGTGTTGGTGCGGGAGACCCACGCTTGTCAAATTTTAGATTTCGTCAG GTTCTTATTGACGAGTCTACTCAGGCCACAGAACCTGAATGTCTCATTCCTCTTGTTCTTGGAGCAAAGCAG gctGTTCTTGTTGGTGACCATTGCCAACTGGGACCTGTCATTATGTGTAAAAAAGCGGCACGTGCAGGGCTGGCTCAGTCGCTCTTTGAACGTCTTGTCCTTCTTGGTGTGAAGCCAATTAGATTGCAG GTCCAATATCGAATGCACCCATCGCTTTCTGAATTTCCTTCTAACAGCTTCTATGAGGGCACACTACAAAATGGAGTTACCATCAACGAAAGGCAATCAACAGGCATCGACTTCCCATGGCCTGTTCCCAACCGTCCAATGTTCTTCTATGTTCAG ATGGGACAAGAGGAGATAAGTGCCAGTGGAACTTCCTACCTAAATAGGACTGAGGCAGCAAATGTAGAAAAAATTGTGACCACTTTTTTAAGGAGTGGCGTAGTCCCTAGTCAG ATTGGAGTTATCACACCGTATGAGGGGCAAAGAGCTTACATCGTTAACTATATGTCAAGAAATGGTGCTCTCAGACAGCAACTTTACAAAGAAATAGAG GTTGCAAGCGTGGATTCATTTCAAGGAAGGGAAAAAGATTATATTATATTGTCATGTGTGAGGAGCAATGAACATCAG GGCATTGGATTTCTTAATGATCCTCGCAGGCTCAATGTGGCTTTAACACGAGCTCGATATGGTATCGTCATACTAGGAAACCCAAAGGTTTTGAGCAAACAACCACTGTGGAATAGCTTATTGACGCATTACAAG GAACATGAGTGCTTGGTTGAGGGCCCCTTGAATAACTTGAAACAAAGCATGATTCAATTTCAGAAGCCTAAAAAG ATATACAATGATCGACGTCTTTTCTTTGCTGGTGGGCCTGGAGTTGTGCAAAATGATAATTTTGGACCTGTTGCCCCATCCGGCCCTAATGCTGATAGAAGAAGTAGTCGTGGTAGAG GTTCGTACTTTCCTCCTCACCTGCCGAATGGCGCCCAAAAGCCTGGTGTGCATGCATCTGGTTATCCCATGCCTCGAGTTCCCCTCCCCTCATTTCACGGCGGTCCCCCACAGCCATACGCAATTCCAACTCGTGGAGCTGTACATGGACCAGTTGGTGCTGTTCCTCATGTTCCTCAACCAGGAAGTAGGGGTTTCGGGGCAGGGCGGGGAAATGCAGGTGCTCCTATTGGGAGTCAGCTTCCAAATCAGCAAGGCTCTCAACAAAATATTGGAAATCTCGGTTCCACTTTTAACTTTCCTGGTTTGGAGAGTCCCAATAGCCAACCATCAGTGGGTGGTCCGTTGTCCCAACTTGGGTTTGTTAACAAC ATGCCTGTTCAGCCACCTACTCAAACATTTCGCGATGGGTACTCCATGGGGGGAATTTCCCAG GACTTCTTGGGCGATGACTTTAAAAGCCAGGGATCGCATGTTCCTTATAATGTCACTGATTTCTCCACTCAG GCATCTCAAACTGGTTATCCCATTGACTACGTTGGTCAAGGAGGGCAGGGTGGCTTTCCAGGGAGCTTCCTGAACCAGAATTCTCAATCTGGATATTCCCGTTTTGGAGCAGGAAATGATTTCATGTCACAG GATTACATGAACCATGGTTCACAAGGTTTATTTACTCAAGTTGGTTTCAGCGATCCCTCACTAGATGAAGCATCCCAAAGTCACTACAATGTGACCAATGCAAACCCACTACAGTCTCAG CAGGGCATGATGAATTCTCTCTACTCCCAGCCCTTTGCACATTACAATACACAGCCCTCAACCCTGCAGGCCCCACCACAGCAGCAGCCTCAGCAGGGACAGAGCTCCCAAAATCAGAAAATTCACTTTAGTGGTTGA
- the LOC103490818 gene encoding regulator of nonsense transcripts 1 homolog isoform X2, which translates to MDSQQNNLFETASQPDTGNDAYTFLEFNTQGEDFDYPEFRDPIRSPVAWPTPSDSLADHTDRGGGSDHQSDASPVSAAPGSATKGRTGGGSGNTGGNNQMVDALAAGMSGLTFEDTGDDDNYEFGKGNFTEHACRYCGVSNPACVVRCNVPACRKWFCNSRGNTSGSHIVNHLVRAKHKEVCLHKDSPLGETILECYNCGCRNVFLLGFISAKTESVVVLLCREPCLSVNALKDMNWDLSQWCPLIDDRCFLQWLVKIPSEQEQLRARQISAQQINKIEELWKTNPDASLEDLEKPGVDDEPQPVALKYEDAYQYQNVFAPLIKLEADYDKMMKESQSKDNVTVRWDIGLNKKRIAYFVFPKEDNELRLVPGDELRLRYSGDAAHPAWHSVGHVIKLTAQEEVALELRASQGVPVDVVHGFSVDFVWKSTSFDRMQGAMKTFAVDETSVSGYIYHHLLGHEVEVQMVRNTLPRRFGAPGLPELNASQVFAVKSVLQKPISLIQGPPGTGKTVTSAAIVYHMAKQGQGQVLVCAPSNVAVDQLAEKISATGLKVVRLCAKSREAVSSPVEHLTLHYQVRHLDTSERSELHKLQQLKDEQGELSSSDEKKYKALKRATEREISQSADVICCTCVGAGDPRLSNFRFRQVLIDESTQATEPECLIPLVLGAKQAVLVGDHCQLGPVIMCKKAARAGLAQSLFERLVLLGVKPIRLQVQYRMHPSLSEFPSNSFYEGTLQNGVTINERQSTGIDFPWPVPNRPMFFYVQMGQEEISASGTSYLNRTEAANVEKIVTTFLRSGVVPSQIGVITPYEGQRAYIVNYMSRNGALRQQLYKEIEVASVDSFQGREKDYIILSCVRSNEHQGIGFLNDPRRLNVALTRARYGIVILGNPKVLSKQPLWNSLLTHYKEHECLVEGPLNNLKQSMIQFQKPKKIYNDRRLFFAGGPGVVQNDNFGPVAPSGPNADRRSSRGRGSYFPPHLPNGAQKPGVHASGYPMPRVPLPSFHGGPPQPYAIPTRGAVHGPVGAVPHVPQPGSRGFGAGRGNAGAPIGSQLPNQQGSQQNIGNLGSTFNFPGLESPNSQPSVGGPLSQLGFVNNMPVQPPTQTFRDGYSMGGISQDFLGDDFKSQGSHVPYNVTDFSTQASQTGYPIDYVGQGGQGGFPGSFLNQNSQSGYSRFGAGNDFMSQDYMNHGSQGLFTQVGFSDPSLDEASQSHYNVTNANPLQSQGMMNSLYSQPFAHYNTQPSTLQAPPQQQPQQGQSSQNQKIHFSG; encoded by the exons ATGGATTCGCAACAGAACAATTTGTTTGAAACAGCATCTCAGCCCGACACGGGTAACGATGCTTACACATTTCTTGAGTTCAACACACAGGGGGAAGACTTCGATTACCCTGAATTTCGCGACCCTATTAGGTCCCCTGTAGCGTGGCCGACTCCTTCTGATTCCTTAGCGGATCATACGGACCGTGGTGGCGGGTCCGATCACCAGTCTGATGCGTCTCCGGTTTCCGCTGCACCTGGAAGTGCCACGAAAGGACGGACTGGAGGAGGTTCGGGGAATACTGGCGGTAATAATCAAATGGTTGATGCATTGGCAGCCGGGATGAGTGGGTTGACGTTTGAGGATACTGGGGATGATGATAATTATGAGTTTGGGAAGGGGAATTTCACGGAGCATGCTTGTAGGTATTGTGGGGTGTCGAACCCGGCTTGTGTTGTGAGGTGTAATGTACCCGCGTGTCGTAAGTGGTTCTGCAATTCGCGAGGGAACACGTCTGGGTCGCATATTGTGAATCATCTG GTCCGGGCAAAGCATAAGGAAGTTTGTCTTCACAAAGACAGTCCACTGGGAGAAACAATTCTGGAGTGTTACAATTGTGGCTGCCGAAATGTATTCCTCCTTGGATTTATTTCTGCAAAGACGGAAAGTGTGGTTGTTCTACTCTGTAGGGAACCTTGCTTAAGTGTAAATGCTCTCAAGGATATGAATTGGGACTTGAGTCAGTGGTGCCCTCTCATTGATGATAGGTGCTTCTTGCAGTGGCTGGTTAAG ATTCCTTCTGAGCAAGAGCAGTTGAGGGCACGGCAAATTAGTGcacaacaaataaataaaattgaggAACTTTGGAAGACAAACCCAGATGCATCCCTTGAAGATCTTGAAAAACCTGGTGTGGATGATGAACCACAGCCTGTAGCATTGAAATATGAAGATGCTTATCAG TATCAAAATGTATTTGCACCTCTTATCAAGCTTGAAGCTGACTACGATAAA aTGATGAAAGAATCTCAGAGCAAGGATAATGTCACTGTACGTTGGGACATTGGCCTTAACAAGAAGAGGATAGCTTATTTTGTCTTTCCAAAG GAGGACAATGAATTGCGTCTTGTACCTGGAGATGAGTTGAGGTTGCGTTATTCTGGTGATGCAGCTCATCCAGCTTGGCATTCTGTTGGTCATGTG ATCAAGCTGACTGCACAGGAAGAGGTTGCACTTGAGCTTCGTGCAAGCCAG GGGGTCCCAGTTGATGTGGTCCATGGTTTTAGTGTTGATTTTGTGTGGAAGAGTACAAGCTTTGACCGAATGCAGGGAGCTATGAAGACATTTGCTGTTGACGAGACCAGTGTTAGTGG TTATATCTACCATCACTTATTAGGACATGAAGTGGAGGTCCAGATGGTCCGCAATACGCTTCCTCGTCGTTTTGGTGCTCCTGGCCTCCCTGAGCTCAATGCATCTCAA GTATTTGCTGTCAAAAGTGTTCTTCAGAAGCCAATAAGCTTGATTCAGGGACCTCCGGGCACTGGAAAAACTGTAACTTCTGCTGCCATTGTGTATCATATGGCCAAACAAGGCCAAGGGCAG GTACTGGTCTGTGCCCCTAGTAATGTGGCTGTGGACCAGCTGGCAGAGAAGATAAGTGCAACTGGATTGAAG GTTGTTAGGCTATGTGCAAAATCAAGGGAAGCTGTAAGTTCTCCTGTGGAACACTTAACCCTTCATTATCAG GTTCGGCATCTTGACACATCGGAAAGAAGTGAACTTCATAAGTTGCAACAATTGAAAGATGAGCAAG GGGAGTTGTCTAGCAGTGATGAGAAAAAATATAAGGCCCTTAAGAGAGCAACAGAGAGGGAAATTTCACAGAGTGCAGATGTTATTTGCTGCACATGTGTTGGTGCGGGAGACCCACGCTTGTCAAATTTTAGATTTCGTCAG GTTCTTATTGACGAGTCTACTCAGGCCACAGAACCTGAATGTCTCATTCCTCTTGTTCTTGGAGCAAAGCAG gctGTTCTTGTTGGTGACCATTGCCAACTGGGACCTGTCATTATGTGTAAAAAAGCGGCACGTGCAGGGCTGGCTCAGTCGCTCTTTGAACGTCTTGTCCTTCTTGGTGTGAAGCCAATTAGATTGCAG GTCCAATATCGAATGCACCCATCGCTTTCTGAATTTCCTTCTAACAGCTTCTATGAGGGCACACTACAAAATGGAGTTACCATCAACGAAAGGCAATCAACAGGCATCGACTTCCCATGGCCTGTTCCCAACCGTCCAATGTTCTTCTATGTTCAG ATGGGACAAGAGGAGATAAGTGCCAGTGGAACTTCCTACCTAAATAGGACTGAGGCAGCAAATGTAGAAAAAATTGTGACCACTTTTTTAAGGAGTGGCGTAGTCCCTAGTCAG ATTGGAGTTATCACACCGTATGAGGGGCAAAGAGCTTACATCGTTAACTATATGTCAAGAAATGGTGCTCTCAGACAGCAACTTTACAAAGAAATAGAG GTTGCAAGCGTGGATTCATTTCAAGGAAGGGAAAAAGATTATATTATATTGTCATGTGTGAGGAGCAATGAACATCAG GGCATTGGATTTCTTAATGATCCTCGCAGGCTCAATGTGGCTTTAACACGAGCTCGATATGGTATCGTCATACTAGGAAACCCAAAGGTTTTGAGCAAACAACCACTGTGGAATAGCTTATTGACGCATTACAAG GAACATGAGTGCTTGGTTGAGGGCCCCTTGAATAACTTGAAACAAAGCATGATTCAATTTCAGAAGCCTAAAAAG ATATACAATGATCGACGTCTTTTCTTTGCTGGTGGGCCTGGAGTTGTGCAAAATGATAATTTTGGACCTGTTGCCCCATCCGGCCCTAATGCTGATAGAAGAAGTAGTCGTGGTAGAG GTTCGTACTTTCCTCCTCACCTGCCGAATGGCGCCCAAAAGCCTGGTGTGCATGCATCTGGTTATCCCATGCCTCGAGTTCCCCTCCCCTCATTTCACGGCGGTCCCCCACAGCCATACGCAATTCCAACTCGTGGAGCTGTACATGGACCAGTTGGTGCTGTTCCTCATGTTCCTCAACCAGGAAGTAGGGGTTTCGGGGCAGGGCGGGGAAATGCAGGTGCTCCTATTGGGAGTCAGCTTCCAAATCAGCAAGGCTCTCAACAAAATATTGGAAATCTCGGTTCCACTTTTAACTTTCCTGGTTTGGAGAGTCCCAATAGCCAACCATCAGTGGGTGGTCCGTTGTCCCAACTTGGGTTTGTTAACAAC ATGCCTGTTCAGCCACCTACTCAAACATTTCGCGATGGGTACTCCATGGGGGGAATTTCCCAG GACTTCTTGGGCGATGACTTTAAAAGCCAGGGATCGCATGTTCCTTATAATGTCACTGATTTCTCCACTCAG GCATCTCAAACTGGTTATCCCATTGACTACGTTGGTCAAGGAGGGCAGGGTGGCTTTCCAGGGAGCTTCCTGAACCAGAATTCTCAATCTGGATATTCCCGTTTTGGAGCAGGAAATGATTTCATGTCACAG GATTACATGAACCATGGTTCACAAGGTTTATTTACTCAAGTTGGTTTCAGCGATCCCTCACTAGATGAAGCATCCCAAAGTCACTACAATGTGACCAATGCAAACCCACTACAGTCTCAG GGCATGATGAATTCTCTCTACTCCCAGCCCTTTGCACATTACAATACACAGCCCTCAACCCTGCAGGCCCCACCACAGCAGCAGCCTCAGCAGGGACAGAGCTCCCAAAATCAGAAAATTCACTTTAGTGGTTGA
- the LOC103490817 gene encoding uncharacterized protein LOC103490817: protein MVVKEFQISDRNIVIHELDDLYDSTTGRVLTGSWVWNSAFVLAEWMATQCKLLDFDFRQKNVIELGAGAGLPGLTAALLGANRVVLTDVKPLLLGLLENVDANGLGDRVEVRELVWGSNELASQANELGEFDLILMSDLFYDSEEMPHLAQVLKIISGTDSKIWAASEIRPWTIECITELVNQGFKITESPVQHDDESREEDNHKVLDSYSIFHLRQEERNL, encoded by the coding sequence ATGGTTGTAAAAGAGTTTCaaatcagtgatagaaacatTGTAATCCATGAGCTTGACGACCTCTATGATTCCACAACTGGAAGAGTGCTCACCGGTTCCTGGGTCTGGAACTCGGCCTTCGTCCTAGCCGAGTGGATGGCAACTCAGTGCAAGCTATTGGACTTCGACTTCCGGCAGAAGAACGTGATTGAGCTTGGCGCTGGGGCTGGACTCCCTGGCTTGACGGCAGCTTTACTTGGTGCTAATCGTGTTGTACTTACCGACGTAAAGCCATTGCTTCTTGGGCTGTTGGAGAATGTAGATGCCAATGGACTTGGAGATCGAGTGGAAGTAAGGGAACTCGTGTGGGGCTCGAACGAATTGGCAAGTCAAGCAAATGAGTTGGGGGAGTTTGACCTGATTTTGATGTCAGATCTGTTCTACGACTCGGAGGAAATGCCCCATCTAGCACAAGTACTAAAGATCATCTCTGGGACAGATAGCAAGATCTGGGCAGCATCCGAGATCCGACCATGGACTATCGAGTGCATTACAGAGTTGGTAAATCAAGGATTCAAGATCACGGAGTCACCAGTTCAACACGATGATGAATCTCGTGAGGAAGACAACCATAAGGTTTTAGACTCGTATTCTATATTCCATCTCAGACAAGAAGAAAGAAACCTATAA
- the LOC103490820 gene encoding lon protease homolog 2, peroxisomal isoform X2, with the protein MEQVEQDPDFISLSRQFKATAMELISVLEQKQKTGGRTKVLLETVPVHKLADIFVASFEMSFEEQLSMLDSVDLRVRLSKAMELVDRHLQSIRVAEKITQKVEGQLSKSQKEFLLRQQMRAIKEELGDDDDEDDLVALERKMQSAEMPANIWKHAQRELRSLKKMQPQQPGYNSLRVYLELLADLPWKKATEENELDLKAAKERLDSDHYGLVKVKQRIIEYLAVRKLKPDARGPVLCFVGPPGVGKTSLASSIAAALGRKFVRISLGGVKDEADIRGHRRTYIGSMPGRLIDGLKRVSVCNPVMLLDEIDKTGSDVRGDPASALLEVLDPEQNKKFSDHYLNVPFDLSKVVFVATANRMQPIPPPLLDRMEVIELPGYTPEEKLKIAMHHLIPRVLEQHGLSAEFLQIPEAMVKLVVQRYTREAGVRNLERNLAALARAAAVRVVERDQTVPLNKDVHQVSSPLLENRLSDGAEVDMEVIPIGADHEIPNPLRIASPLVVDEAMLEKVLGPPRFDDREAAERVISPGISVGLVWTAVGGEVQFVEATAMSGKGELHLTGQLGDVIKESAQIALTWVRARATDLKLASACESNLLEGRDIHIHFPAGAVPKDGPSAGVTLVTALVSLFGQKRVRADTAMTGEMTLRGLVLPVGGIKDKILAAHRYGIKRVILPERNLKDLVEVPSGVLASLEILLAKRMEDVLEQAFEGGCPWRLHSKL; encoded by the exons ATGGAGCAAGTGGAGCAAGATCCAGACTTTATTTCATTATCTCGACAATTCAAAGCTACTGCAATGGAGCTTATATCCGTTCTTGAACAG AAACAAAAAACTGGAGGACGGACAAAAGTTCTTTTGGAGACGGTTCCAGttcataaactggctgacataTTTGTTGCGAGTTTTGAGATGAGTTTTGAAGAGCAACTATCTATGCTGGATTCAGTTGATTTAAGAGTAAGGCTTTCAAAAGCAATGGAGTTAGTTGACCGGCATTTACAG TCGATACGTGTAGCAGAGAAGATTACGCAGAAAGTAGAAGGACAGTTATCAAAATCACAGAAAGAATTCCTTTTGCGTCAGCAG ATGAGGGCCATAAAGGAGGAGCTTGGTGATGACGACGATGAAGATGATTTGGTTGCCCTAGAAAGAAAGATGCAAAGTGCTGAAATGCCTGCTAATATCTGGAAGCATGCTCAGAGGGAGTTGAG GAGCCTTAAAAAAATGCAACCTCAACAACCTGGGTATAACAGCTTGCGAGTTTACCTTGAGCTTCTTGCTGACCTTCCATGGAAGAAGGCTACTGAAGAAAACGAATTAGACTTGAAAGCCGCAAAGGAACGTCTTGACAGCGACCATTATGGTTTGGTCAAGGTCAAGCAACGAATTATTGAATATCTTGCTGTTCGGAAG CTTAAGCCAGATGCAAGAGGGCCTGTGCTGTGCTTTGTAGGGCCACCAGGTGTGGGAAAGACATCTTTGGCATCATCTATTGCTGCTGCTCTGGGCAGAAAATTTGTACGTATATCCCTGGGTGGTGTTAAAGATGAGGCTGATATTAGAGGACATAGGAGGACCTACATCGGAAGCATGCCAGGGCGTCTTATTGATGGACTAAAG AGAGTATCTGTTTGCAACCCAGTCATGCTATTAGATGAGATTGACAAGACAGGTTCTGATGTGCGGGGTGATCCAGCTTCAGCTCTACTGGAGGTTCTTGACCCTGAACAGAACAAAAAGTTCAGTGATCA TTATTTGAACGTCCCGTTTGACCTTTCAAAGGTCGTCTTTGTGGCCACTGCTAACAGAATGCAGCCTATACCTCCTCCTCTTCTAGATAGGATGGAAGTCATTGAGCTGCCCGGATACACACCAGAGGAAAAACTTAAGATTGCAATGCACCATTTGATTCCACGAGTTTTGGAACAGCATGGGCTAAGTGCTGAATTTCTTCAAATTCCAGAG GCTATGGTTAAACTTGTGGTTCAAAGATACACTAGAGAGGCTGGTGTACGAAATCTTGAAAGGAATTTGGCTGCATTGGCTCGTGCTGCTGCTGTTAGAGTTGTGGAAAGAGATCAAACTGTCCCATTGAATAAAGACGTGCATCAGGTTTCCTCTCCTCTGTTGGAAAACAGACTTTCTGATGGAGCTGAAGTAGATATGGAGGTCATCCCAATTGGAGCGGATCATGAGATACCGAACCCATTGAGGATAGCCTCTCCATTGGTTGTTGACGAGGCTATGCTTGAAAAAGTGCTTGGG CCTCCTAGGTTTGATGATAGAGAGGCAGCCGAGCGGGTTATATCACCTGGCATATCTGTTGGATTGGTTTGGACTGCCGTTGGGGGAGAGGTTCAGTTTGTGGAGGCCACAGCGATGTCCGGGAAGGGAGAATTGCATCTCACCGGCCAGCTTGGTGACGTCATTAAAGAATCAGCTCAGATAGCCCTTACCTGG GTGCGAGCAAGGGCAACCGATCTGAAACTTGCATCAGCTTGTGAATCTAACCTTTTGGAGGGTCGTGATATTCATATACATTTTCCTGCTGGTGCGGTGCCTAAGGATGGGCCTTCAGCTGGTGTGACTCTTGTAACTGCCCTCGTCTCATTGTTCGGACAGAAGAGGGTTAGGGCTGATACTGCAATGACAGGAGAAATGACTCTGAGGGGTCTTGTTCTTCCTGTTGGTGGCATCAAGGACAAG ATATTAGCTGCACATCGTTATGGGATAAAGAGAGTTATTCTGCCAGAGAGAAATTTGAAAGATTTAGTGGAAGTTCCTTCGGGCGTGCTTGCTAGTTTGGAG ATATTACTAGCGAAGCGGATGGAAGATGTACTGGAGCAGGCTTTTGAAGGTGGATGTCCATGGAGACTACATTCCAAGTTATGA